The following are encoded together in the Drosophila takahashii strain IR98-3 E-12201 chromosome X, DtakHiC1v2, whole genome shotgun sequence genome:
- the Mur18B gene encoding uncharacterized protein Mur18B yields MTSFRSSTISTSTSTLNSTTTFTVRKMTGRRISKLSSILLLCAALLLTKSCGILALSGDANSNDLAKAEPWSDTTTIQQSDEESTTSGSGSGDWELTTEAEETTTPSDEEETTSPSDEEETTSPSDEESTTNADQESSSTGASGDGETTTAVPETSPAAPEETSAAPEETSAAPEETSPAPEETTTGEPESSSSSSAPAEPESSSTSSSSSSIPAETTIAPTPPTFKCQTAGLFPHIGGECRRYHNCLLNPVLQQLQEIELICPERTVFSPSLSRCARDLAECQEDGFQCLAVGRFAGHDETYYYSCVASLQGGFHKFIVRCSSGQRFEALIGGCWRYDWTQIVPGQEATEVSDLAAIKRELKLYKAEAKLRLKAQKEQEKLAKKQQKLEEKAAKKAAKEQAKQQAKAEKEKEKAQAKGPESIESAESAE; encoded by the exons ATGACATCCTTTAGAAGCAGCACAATTTCAACTTCAACTTCAACTTTAAATTCAACCACCACGTTCACGGTGCGCAAGATGACGGGCAGACGAATCTCCAAGCTGTCGAGCATCCTGCTGCTCTGCGCCGCTTTG CTGCTGACCAAGTCCTGCGGCATCCTGGCGCTGAGCGGAGACGCCAATTCCAATGACCTGGCCAAGGCGGAGCCCTGGAGCGACACCACTACCATTCAGCAAAGTGATGAGGAGTCCACCACTTCCGGTTCGGGTTCAGGGGACTGGGAATTGACCACAGAGGCGGAGGAAACCACTACACCTTCCGATGAGGAGGAGACCACTTCACCTTCCGATGAGGAGGAGACCACTTCACCTTCCGATGAGGAGAGCACTACCAACGCCGACCAGGAGAGCTCCTCCACTGGCGCCTCTGGCGATGGAGAGACCACCACTGCTGTTCCGGAAACCTCACCAGCTGCTCCCGAGGAAACTTCAGCTGCTCCCGAGGAAACTTCCGCTGCTCCTGAGGAAACTTCTCCCGCTCCCGAGGAAACAACCACTGGAGAACCAGAGAGTTCCAGTTCCTCCTCCGCCCCAGCAGAGCCAGAGAGCTCCTCCACCTCCAGTTCCTCCTCCTCTATCCCAGCTGAGACCACCATTGCACCCACCCCGCCCACCTTCAAGTGCCAGACAGCTGGATTGTTTCCCCACATCGGCGGCGAGTGCCGGCGCTACCACAACTGCCTGCTGAACCCCGTGCTCCAGCAGCTCCAGGAGATCGAGCTCATCTGCCCCGAACGCACCGTCTTCTCGCCGAGCTTAAGCAGATGTGCTAGGGATCTGGCCGAGTGCCAGGAGGATGGCTTCCAGTGCTTGGCCGTGGGCAGATTTGCGGGACACGATGAGACCTACTACTATAGCTGTGTGGCCAGTCTGCAGGGCGGCTTCCACAAGTTCATTGTCCGCTGCTCCAGTGGCCAGAGATTCGAGGCGCTGATCGGAGGATGCTGGCGCTACGATTGGACGCAGATTGTGCCCGGTCAGGAGGCGACTGAGGTCAGCGATCTGGCGGCCATCAAGCGGGAACTGAAGCTCTACAAGGCCGAGGCCAAGCTGCGCCTGAAGGCCCAGAAGGAGCAGGAGAAGCTGGCCAAGAAGCAGCAGAAGCTGGAGGAGAAGGCCGCCAAGAAGGCGGCCAAGGAGCAGGCCAAGCAGCAGGCGAAGGccgag
- the LOC108058153 gene encoding uncharacterized protein — MATSAMAAPSPVRRPTARATAGIQRRRVVKKHIQQKYMLCGFAIHAFLATPAYLYGNVVESDKDLVLRIWPAIVYQATGELCRSIMEHLDTEYSGRSRETTQYRRVFLLATLIACVSLMVSGILFSSAWIVVTTTTQVVAIVFYGCFAGIGSSLYLWKTHVILEAVRPREDKYVRKTIHLCGEAFCQLFLSFVFTSLRTLYGTAQSIVLMSALLVNLIPLSLIITKHREDAFTTKRISVIKAETGFAALPLRAALAANLVADQLDGLDTALSWRNPATTSEMATTPSAVVAAAVVDTHSNYMLATDEAYVTYVNPNGVEIMEIIPEEDETVSMMRSSNATIDNYAMSASQTSHKSLSNGRLYPLTPQISSLGMGLGTGTGTGLGTGSSSPLPPDYANLRRIRRMSRAVTSHLWWNLLDKIAMPLQQALLVPQLYATTLLLSADIFSYVMCLTVLPGLAVSHHALKNAEIPFLFSLLAFPWMCFSLMTPRFGTSLYKRKIQWHTLGSLCKCLALIFISFSTSKLLLSVSAVLLGFGQVVTAFLQELVFQMGMTRANWTAIRRPVHFTNGLLVLLWGALAHWVVERYSFQATVGLAGALYGATTLLWNFLFFCCQSRD, encoded by the exons atggcaaCCTCTGCGATGGCTGCCCCGAGTCCAGTGCGACGACCAACCGCCAGAGCCACCGCTGGAATCCAGAGACGCAGGGTGGTCAAGAAGCACATTCAACAGAAGTACATGCTCTGCGGCTTTGCCATACAC GCTTTCCTGGCCACGCCCGCCTATCTGTACGGCAATGTGGTGGAGTCGGACAAGGATCTGGTGCTGAGGATCTGGCCGGCGATCGTCTACCAGGCCACCGGGGAGCTGTGCCGCTCGATAATGGAGCATTTGGACACAGAGTACAGTGGGAGGTCAAGGGAGACCACCCAGTACAGGAGGGTCTTCCTGCTGGCCACCCTCATCGCCTGCGTCTCGCTGATGGTCAGCGGGATACTGTTCTCCTCCGCCTGGATCGTggtcaccaccaccacccaggTGGTGGCCATTGTCTTCTACGGCTGCTTTGCGG GCATCGGCTCCAGCCTGTACCTGTGGAAGACGCACGTGATCCTGGAGGCAGTGCGTCCGCGGGAGGACAAGTACGTGCGCAAGACGATCCACCTGTGCGGCGAGGCCTTCTGCCAGCTGTTCCTCTCGTTCGTCTTCACCAGTTTGCGAACGCTGTACGGCACTGCCCAGTCCATCGTGCTGATGTCCGCCCTGCTGGTGAATCTCATACCGCTGAGCCTGATCATCACGAAGCATCGCGAGGATGCCTTCACCACGAAACGGATATCGGTGATCAAGGCGGAGACGGGATTCGCGGCGCTTCCCCTGCGTGCCGCTTTGGCCGCCAATCTGGTGGCGGACCAACTGGACGGCCTGGACACGGCGCTGTCGTGGCGGAATCCGGCGACCACCAGCGAAATGGCCACCACTCCGAGTGCCGTCGTTGCCGCCGCCGTGGTGGACACGCACAGCAACTACATGCTGGCCACCGACGAGGCCTATGTGACCTATGTGAATCCCAATGGAGTGGAGATCATGGAGATCATACCTGAGGAGGACGAGACGGTGTCCATGATGCGGTCGAGCAATGCGACCATCGACAACTACGCGATGTCCGCCTCGCAAACCTCGCACAAGTCGCTCTCGAATGGACGCCTCTATCCGTTGACGCCCCAGATCTCCAGCCTGGGAATGGGTTTGGGAACGGGAACGGGAACGGGACTGGGAACTGGCAGCTCCTCGCCACTGCCACCCGACTATGCTAATCTG CGCCGCATCCGGCGTATGTCGCGGGCGGTGACCTCGCACCTGTGGTGGAACCTGCTGGACAAGATCGCCATGCCGCTGCAGCAGGCGCTGCTGGTGCCGCAGCTGTACGCCACCACGCTGCTCCTCTCGGCGGACATCTTCAGCTACGTGATGTGCCTCACCGTGCTGCCCGGACTGGCGGTCAGCCACCATGCGCTGAAGAACGCCGAGATCCCCTTCCTCTTCTCCCTGCTGGCCTTCCCCTGGATGTGCTTCTCCCTGATGACGCCGCGCTTCGGGACGAGTCTCTACAAGCGCAAGATCCAGTGGCACACGCTGGGCAGCCTCTGCAAGTGCCTGGCTCTGATCT TCATCAGCTTCTCCACATCGAAGCTGCTGCTCAGCGTGTCCGCGGTGCTCCTGGGCTTTGGCCAGGTGGTCACGGCCTTTCTGCAGGAGCTCGTCTTCCAAATGGGCATGACGCGGGCCAATTGGACGGCCATCCGGCGACCGGTGCACTTCACCAACGGCCTGCTCGTCCTCCTGTGGGGTGCTTTGGCCCACTGGGTGGTGGAGCGGTACTCCTTCCAGGCCACCGTGGGACTCGCCGGCGCTCTGTACGGCGCGACCACGCTGCTCTGGaacttcctcttcttctgctGCCAAAGCAGGGATTAA